In Kordiimonas sp. SCSIO 12610, the sequence CCAGAAGCAGGATTGAAGGGCTAACGAAAATGCTTAGGTAGCTCCATAACGTGTCGATACCATCGTTGACAATATCGGGAAACAGACTGGTTGTTGCTTTAAAGATGGCAGGGCCCAGGACAAGGATCGACATTGCCAATATGACGGTAACTGCACCAAAAATCACGACAGCGAGGCTCTCAAGTCGGCGTAACCAGATTGCGGGCGCGTGTTCGCGGCCAAATGCTTTCACAATCACACCACGTGCGGCCTCAACACCGTTTGCAGCGCCCCATATTGCAAACAGAATGGAGCCCGTCAGGATTTCAGCCCCTGTGTTTTTGATAATTCCCTGAACCGGCCCTCGGATAACGCTGGATACCTCAGGCGGCAATACCTCAAACATAAAGTTGATCGCTTCAAGGCCGCGTTCTGTTTGACCAAGGAAGCCAGAAATTGCCACAAGGAAAATGATGAATGGAAACATAGATAGCATCGCAAGAAATGCCATATTGCCTGCCGCAGCCATCCCGCCATTATCGAAATATTTCGATATGGCATATTTGATGACTTTGTAATGTTTCCTGAGACTGTTCATGTGGTTTAATATGGGTGCCTGATCGCTTGTGAATAAGGTTTGAATTTAAAATCTATATCGCTTTACAACAAACCGGAATTTTTACGAAGCGCCGGGCCGTTACCGCCTTTCCAGTTTTTAAGCGCTTTTTCCAATTCCAGATCACGAGTTTTAGGCAGCATTACCTTCAGGCTTACATACATATTCCCAACCTGATCGCGCTTTTTCACGCCTTTTCCTTTCAGGCGCAGGCGTTTGCCGGTTGAAGAGTTGCGTGGAACACGGATTGTTAGCCGTCCCTTTGGGGTTGGTACCTCAATATCACCACCCAGCACTGCTTCATCAAGCGAAATCGGGAGTTCGAGGTGAATATCCAGCCCCTCACGCGTATAGTATGCATGCTCGCTTACATGGACCTCAACGAGCGCATCGCCTTTTTCTCCACCCGCAATACTAGGGCCACCTTGTCCCGTTAACCTGACGACCTGACCGTCTTGTATTCCTTCGGGGATTTTTATATCGATGGACCGTCCATCATTTAATTTAAGCCGTCTGCTGCCACCCGTGATCGATTCCTCAAATCCAATGGTAATCGTGTAATTGATATCAAGGCCTTTGCGGCGGCCGGCTTCCTTATACGGATTGGTTTTTTGCTTGCCCTCAGACTTCTGTGAAGATTTCTTCTTTTTGCGAAAGCCACCAAAATTAAAAAAGTCAGAAAACAGGTCTTCGGCTTCTTCAAAATCAAATGGGTTTTTACCGCGAGCGCGGTGGGCGGACGCCCGTTGGTTTCTTGCGTTTTGAGCGGCGGCATCGAAAGCAGATTGCTGATTGCCATCCGCGTCAATTTCGCCGCGATCATATTTGTTACGAAGGTCTTTGTCGCCCAGTATGTTATACGCAGCGGTGACTTCCTTAAAACGCTCGGCAACGCGCTCGTCATCTTTATTCGTATCAGGATGAAGCTTCTTTGCGAGGGCACGGTAAGCTTTCTTGACATCGGCGTCAGATGAGCCTCGTTTGACACCCAGAATTTGATAAAGATCACGCATATATCGTTTTGAACTCTTACGTCACAGGTTAGTTTGCAACTATAGTATAGCTGTTTTTTATTTCTTAATAGATATTTTCTTTGATATCTATTTCAATATGATCTGACACATTGAAAATCTTGTATTAAGAAAAAGCGCTGTAAGCAATTGGCACACTTATTTTTAGACAACGGAATATATAAATGACTGAGCAAAATGTTGAATTTGGCAAGCCTTTTGAAACTTTCGGTGAATGGCTCGAAGAAGCCAAGGCGAGCGAAATCAATGATCCGACGGGCATGGCGCTCGCGACCACGACGCCCGATGGTCGGCCAAGTTTGCGTATGGTGCTTTTGAAGGGGTGGGATGAACGCGGTTTCGTTTTTTATACCAACCTTGATAGCCGTAAAGGTGGGGAACTGAAAGATAATGCAAGCGTCGCCTTGTTGTTTCACTGGAAGTCGCTGCGCCGTCAAATCAGAATTGAAGGCCAAGTGAGCCCGGTTACAAGTGAAGAAGCGGACGAATATTTTGCGTCTCGCCCGCGCGCAAGCCGTATCGGTGCTTGGGCATCAAAGCAATCATCACCTATGCAGGGAAGGTTTGAGTTTGAAGCCGAGATCGCGAAATACACAACTAAATTCGGTGTAGGGGAAATCCCACGACCGGAAAACTGGTCAGGGTTTCGGGTGAAGCCTCAGGCTTTTGAATTCTGGCGCGACCGTAAATTCCGCCTGCATGAACGGCTTCAGTATGACTTGGTGGACGGTGAAAACGGCTGGAAAATCACTGAACTTTACCCCTAGAAAATTCATTGTTTAAAGATAATTGCTTTTTGGCTTGGCATTATCATTTTCTCTGATTAATCTCTGTCATTAACTTTGCAGCATTGGGAAGTGAAGCAAGGGAGAGGGAGATAAATTATGGATAATGCATCTTTTGACGCTGGAAGTGCAAACATAGCAGAAATTCTGGCATCCCAGCGCGCTGCTTATCTTGCTGATGGGTATGTAAGCGCTGAGGTTCGGATTGACCGTCTGAGGCGGGTTCTTGGCATTATCCTTAAACATCAGGATGATTTCATACGTATCATCAGCGAAGATTTTGGCAATCGTTCAGCGGGAACAACATTATTTGCGGATGTTGTGGCAAGTGTTGGGGCAATTCGTGATGCGATCAAACATGTCAAAAAATGGATGAAACCCTCAAGGCGGTCACTCGCGTTTCCATTTGGCTTTTTGGGGGCGAGGGGGCAGGTGACCTCGCAGCCTAAGGGTGTTATTGGCCTTATAACGCCCTGGAACTTTCCGATGACGATGGTTTTCGTACCACTTGCCCAGATGCTTGCAGCGGGTAACCGTGTTATGATCAAGCCTTCGGAACATACACCGAAAACATCTGCCTTTTTTGAAAAGGTATTCGCCGAAGTATTCGATAAACAAGAAATTGCTGTCATTAATGGTGGGGTCGAAGTGAGCCAGGTGTTTTCAAGCCAGCCATTTGACCATTTAATGTTTACCGGAGCGCCCTCTATCGGCAAACTGATCATGCGTTCTGCCAGTGAAAATCTGGTTCCAGTTACCCTCGAGCTTGGTGGGAAAAGCCCGGTATTAGCGGGTAGAAGCGCAAATATGGACATGACGGCGTCGCGGGTAGCAATGTGGAAAAACGCGAATGCGGGTCAGATTTGCTTGGCTCCTGATTATATTAACGTACACAAGGATCAGGAAAGCGCCTTTGTTGAAAAATACACAAATGCTGTAACCTCTATGTTTCCAACGATGCTGACAAATGATGATTATACATCAATCATATCAGCGCGGCACCGTGAACGTCTTGAGGGATATTTGGACGATGCGCGCGAAAAAGGTGCTGATGTTCGCATTATCAATCCTGCTAATGAAGATTTCAGCGGGCAAAATCAGTCTAACAAAATACCACCCGCTCTCATATTAAATCCAACCGATGATATGAAGGTGATGCAGGAAGAAATATTTGGACCCATTTTGCCTGTTCGCACTGTTGAAAGCGTTGATGAAGCGATTGGGTATGTAAACGGTCGCGAACGGCCCCTGGCGCTGTATTATTTTGGTGATGATAGTGCGGAAGAGGCGAAAATTGTTAACTCCACTACATCTGGTAGCGTTTGTATCAATGATCTAGTTTGGCAGGGCGGACAGGAAAACCTTCCTTTTGGCGGCGTTGGAAACAGCGGTATGGGCCATTATCATGGATATGATGGCTTCCTGGAATTTTCGCATCAGAAATCTGTTCTAAAACATCCAAAGCTTGATCTTAATAAGCTTATTGGTTTGATCCCTCCTTACGGTGACGGGAAACTGGAACGGAATATGAAAAGCAGAATTGGCAAATAGCGTCTGTTATTTCTCTTACAAGTGATTAGGTGGATTAAGATATGAATTTTGCTTTTGATACGGTGGCCTCTATCCTTGTGGAAGACCATGGTGCATCTAATCTAGGGGCAATATTAAAAGGGCGCTATAAGCCAGTTCCTTGTTTTGTCGTTACTGACAAGGGCCTGAGGTCGCTCGGGCTTTTGGATCAAGCTATTTCATCCCTGAAAGCAAATGGCTTTGCCCCCATTATTTATGATGATGTCGTCGCTGACCCACCGGAAGCAAGTATTCATGATGCTGTAGATGCCGCGAAACAGAACGGCTGCGAGCTTGTTATTGGCTTTGGCGGCGGTAGTTCCATGGACGTTGCCAAACTCGTGGCTGTGCTATTGAAGGGGCAGCAAGACCTTTCAACGATGTATGGTATCGGTCAGATTACATCTGATCGTGTTCCACTTGTTCAAATACCAACCACATCAGGTACGGGCTCTGAAGTGACGCCCATCTCAATTGTTACGACGGGTGAAACGACAAAAATGGGCGTTGTTGACCCCATATTATACGCTGACCTTGCGATACTGGATGCGACATTGACCCTTGGGTTGCCTGCGCATGTAACGGCAGCCACTGGGATTGATGCGATGGTTCATGCGTTGGAGGCATACACGACCAAGCACAAGAAAAATCCTATTTCTGACGCACTCGCGCGGCAGGCTTTCAGCCTTTTGGGGTGGAATATATTACGTGTGTGTTCCGACGGAAAAAATCTGGATGCACGCCGCGATATGCTAATCGGCGCAATGCTGGCGGGGCAGGCGTTTGCGAACGCTCCTGTTGCTGCTGTTCATGCACTTGCTTATCCGCTGGGAGGGCATTTCCATGTGCCGCACGGTCTCTCGAACTCTTTAGTGCTGCCATATGTTATGGAATTCAATATGGAGCAGGCTGGCGATGCTTATGGTGAATTGGCGGCGATCTTAGACCTCAAGAGCCAGAACGGACAGAGTGCAGCCAGCGCCCTTGTCCAGTGGTTTAGAAATGTTGCCAGTGAAGCGGGTATTGAAACACGGTTACGGGACGTTGGTGTAAAAGAGAGCGACCTTGATATGCTTGCGGATGATGCGATGCTTCAGACACGGTTGCTTGTTAATAACCCACGAGAAGTAACGCGCGGTGACGCCTATAAAATTTATGAGGCAACTTGGTAATGAAGCGTGGTGATGCAAGACCATACGATGCCTATAAGCATTTTGCTCCTATCCAGACCCGTTGGATGGATAATGATGTTTATGGGCATGTGAATAACGTAGTTTATTATAGTTATTTCGACACGCTGGTTAACGAATATCTGATCAATGCTGGCGTTCTTGATATTCATAGCGGCGATACAATTGGCCTTGTTGTCGAAACATCTTGTAATTATTTCGCACCTATTGAATTCCCGCAAACCATCAAAGGTGCAATCGGTGTTTCAAAGGTTGGAACATCGAGCGTTCGCTATGAAATTGGCCTGTTTGACGGGGCAGAGCAACCCGTTGCAGCGGGTCATTTTATTCATGTCTATGTAGATAGAAAAACAAGAAAATCAAAACAGTTATCAAGTGATTCTATCAAAACACTTGAAGGAATAAAATTCGACTAAGGGTGCTATTAATGACCTGAGCAGTCAGGGCGTGGCATTTGAATAGGAAAGGTATCCAACGATGGATGTAAAAGATAAAGTTATCATTATCACAGGCGGCGCGAGCGGTATCGGGAAGGCGCTTGGTGAACTGTTTGCTCGTGAGGGGGCAAAGGGTGTAGCCCTTGCCGATATGAATGCGTCTGGCGCGGAGGCAGTAGCCGCATCAATCGGTGATAACGCAAAAGGATACGCGCTCGATGTTACGGACGAGGCCGCGGTTCAGACAGTCGTTGACGATGTTGAAGCAACATTTGGACCTGTTGACATCTATGTCTCAAATGCTGGTATTATCTTCTCGGACGCACCTGATTGGACCGCAATCAGCCAAACCAACGAACAGTGGCAGAAAATTTGGGAAGTGAATGTGTTTGCCCATATTCTTGCGTGCCGCGCGGTACTTCCAAAAATGTTGGAGCGTGAGGGCTGTGGTTTCATCGTGACGGCGTCTGCCGCTGGCCTTCTGAGCCAGATCGGCGATACGTCCTATTCAACGACAAAGCACGCAGCCGTTGGTTTTGCTGAAAGCCTAGCCATCACGCACGGTGATGACGGCCTTTATGTGGCTGCACTTTGCCCGCAAGCGGTTGCCTCCAACATGACGAAGGGCGCGGAAGAAAGCTCTGCGGCAGGGGACGGCGTTATGCCAGCGGAAGAGTTTGCAGGCCGTGTGTTGGAGCAAATGCGCGCTGGTAAATTCATGATCCGACCACACGAGCAGGTTGAGGGGTATTTCCTCAATAAAGCCAAGGATTATGATCGCTGGGTTGGTGGTATGCGAAAATTCCGTCGTATGCAGATGGAACGCACTGGTAAGCCGATTTAATTGGTAAACCAATTTTTGCCTAAATAATTTAATCAATATACTGAATTTGACAGATCAAGGAATAAAGAAGCATGGATTATACAAAGTTAATGGATTTCACAGGCAAGGTTGTTTTTGTCAGTGGTTCTTCACGCGGAATTGGTGAGGCGATTGTGCGTGCGTTCGCTGCCAATGGTGCTGATGTTATTGTATCATCCCGTGATCAGGCTGTTTGTGACGCGGTTGCTGAAAGTATCCGTGCTGATGGCGGCAAAGCGGCGGGTAAGGCCTGCCACGCTGGTCGTATGGAAGATATTACAGCAGTTTTTGACTGGATTAAGGAAACCTATGGTCGCCTTGATGTGTTGGTGAACTGCGGCGGCACAAATCCATTTTACGGTAATATCGGCGAAACGCCAGAGGCTGCGTTTGACAAAACAATTGATGTCAACCTAAAGGGTCCTTTTTATCTGTCGGCGAAGGCGGTTGAGATGATGCAGGGGCAGGGCGGCGGTGCCATTGTGAATGTTGCGTCGATCAATGGTATTAAGCCGGGTCATTTACAGGGCGTATATTCTATGACCAAATCGGCAATGATTAATATGACACAAGCTTTTGCGCGTGAATACGGCAAGGATAAAATCCGTGTTAATGCCATTTGCCCCGGATTTATCGATACCAAGATGACCGCCGTCTTTACAGCCAATGATAAGCTCGTTGATCAGTATACAAGCAGTTTCCCAATTCAGCGAGTTGGTAAACCAGAAGATATGGTTGGCGGCGTGCTGTATTTGGCGTCAGACGCTGCGGGCTTCACAACAGGCACAACTCTGACAATGGATGGCGGGCACCTGGCCTAGACCGCGGCTACCAGATTTGTGTTCAGCCGGATTTGTGTTCAGTAAGGATAACACTATGAGTGAAGAATTAAATAAAACGATTGATGTCCGTGAAGGTGAAGAGCTTGACATCGGTACCATTGATAAACTGATCAAAGAAAGGGTTGAGGGTGTTACGGGAACACCCGAGGTTCGACAGTTCCAAAGCGGACAGTCCAACCTGACATATTCGATTGTGTATGGCGAAAAGCGGCTTGTGCTAAGGCGCCCCCCTTTCGGGACTAAACCCAAATCAGGTCATAGTATGATCCGTGAGTTTTCGGTGATGAATGCCCTGCGCCCAGTTTTTCCTGCTGTTCCAGAAACATATTTTCATATGGATGATGAAACCAGCCCGATCGGTGCCGAATTTTATGTGATGGAACAGGTCGCAGGCTGGAAGCTTGGTCGTAAAATCCCTTCAGACTGGAATTTTTCTGAAGAGGACACACACAAGCTCGGCATTACTTTTTTTGAAAAGCTGATGGATCTTCACAAGGTGGATTATAAAGCGATCGGTCTTGGTGATTTTGGCAAGCCAGAAGGCTATGTGGAACGCCAAATTAAGGGCTGGAACGGCAGGTATCAGCGCGCACACACGGATGACGTGGAAACATTTGAAGATGTGATGAAGTGGCTTGAGGATAATATGCCTGAAACAGAGGCTGGGCATGCCATTGTTCACGGTGACTATCGCCTCGATAACGTGATCCTGAATGAAAAGAATCCTTTCCATATTGATGCAATTCTTGATTGGGAAATAAGCGCGCTTGGTGACCCATTGATGGACCTTGGGAATACGCTTGCTTATTGGATAGAGGCCGATGATCCTGCGGCCAGCCGCGCGATGAATATGCAGCCAAGCGACGCACCGGGTATGCCAACACGCGCCGAGATCGTTGAGCTGTACGCCAAACGGACAGGCTTTGACCTTAGTAAATTTGATTATTATCTAGTTTACGGGATTTTCCGTCTCGCGGTTATTCTACAACAAATTTACTATCGCTATTATCATGGTCAGACCAAGAATAAAAACTTTGCTGGCTTTGCCATGCAGGTAAATGCCCTTGGTAATCGCGCTCGTGACCTGATTGCTCAGGCGAATATTTAGCGTAAATTTGATAAAACAAATGGGGTAACGATATGAATATTGTTTTTGCACTTTTCGATATGGTTACCCAGTTGGATTTTACGGGGCCTGCGCAAATTCTAAGTAGGCTTCCAAATGCAACTGTTCATGTTGCTGCGAAGAAAGTCAGACCAATTCAAACGGACTCTGGTTTTTCCATAAACCCATCAACCAGTTTCAATGAATGCCCGCAGGCAGACATATTATGTGTTCCAGGTGGCTTCGGGGTTCCTGACGCCATCGAAGAGGGCACTATTGTTGAATTCTTCAAAAGGCAAGCAGGCGGTGCAAAATATATAACGTCTGTATGTACTGGCGCCTTTATTTTAGGGGCTGCTGGCCTATTGGAGGGCAAGCGAGCCACCACCCACTGGGCTTATACTGATTTACTAAAGGACGTTGGTGCACGGTACACAGAGGGCCGTGTTGTTGTTGACGGTAATACCTACACAGGTGGCGGTGTAACGGCAGGGATTGATTTTGCGCTTATGCTTGCAAGCGAGGTGGCAGGCAAACAGGTTTCTGCAAGTCTTGAGTTAGGCTTTGAATATAATCCCATGCCACCGAACGGTTCTGGTCACCCAAGCATTGCACCCGATGAAATAGCAGGCCCAATGAAAGACAGGTATGTGGAGAATGTCGGGATGATGGCAAAAGCCATCGCCTAGAATTATTTATTCTTCTGGCTTTAATCTTAACAGGCATTCCTGTGCCGTAGAGGCAATCAAACGACCATCCCGCGTATAGAGCGCACCGCGTGCAAGACCACGGCCTTTTCCTGTCCAGTATCCTTCTGTTTTATAGTAAATCCACTCGTCTACTCTGAAGCTATTGCGGTGGAACCAAACGCTGTGGTCAAGGCTTGCAACGGTTTTAAGGCGTGGGTCACGTGGGATCATCGCATGAGGGCGTAAGTTGCTCGACAGAAAAGCAAAATCGGACGCATAGGCGAGAAGGCGTTGATGCAGTGTAGTATCACCTTCAATCGTATCCTTCCAACGCACCCAATATCCGGTAACCGGGTCTTTGGGGTGCGGATTTTCAAGGTCCATGCGGTCGATTGAACGCATTTCTGTTGGCATGTAAGCGCGTTTTTTAGGGTCGCTACCCACTGCACGCAGAATGCGGGCATAATATGCTTCATCATCGTCTAGATCTTCGGGTTGCGGCACGTCTGGCATATCGATTTGGTGGGCTACACCGTCTTCTCCGACATGGAAGGATACCGCCACCGTGAAAATGGCTTCACCGTCCTGTATGGCGACAACGCGGCGCGTTACAAAACTTCTGCCATCCCGGATCGGATCTACATCATAAATGATCGGGCGATCTGCCTTGCCGGGGCGCAGGAAATAGCTGTGAAGCGAGTGTGGCTTGTATTCAGGGTCAACAGTGAGGCAAGCCGCTTCCATGGCTTGTGCCACAACATGCCCACCGAACACATGGCGGTTTGGCCACTGGTTAGGCTCTCCTCTGAAAAGAAGTCTGTCGATCTGCTCAACCTTGAGGCCTTCAAGTATACTTGCCACACTTGTCATAAAATATCCTGAGTTTTCTATTTATTATTGTTAGTCGCGGAAACTGCTGTCCATACGGTCCAGTTTACGCAGTAGCGCTGGCCAAACCAGTAGATCAGCACCGTTTGCGCCGGCAACAGCCTGTAAGTCATTAATGGTATTTTGAATAGATTCTTCACTAGGATGCTGAATTTCAGCGCCAGCGGTTTGTGTAAGAATTTGAATTTTACAGGCCTTTTCAAGGAAATACATCAATTCAAACGCCTGTGCGATAGATTTGCCCGCAGTTAGCGTGCCATGGTTTCTAAGCATAAGGGCATTTTTCTCACCCATATCAGCGACAAGGCGCTCTTTTTCGTCGTCACGAACTGCTAGCCCCTCGAAATCATGATAGGCAAGCGATAGCCAGCCCGGAATTGAGCTTTGTGCTAGAGGCAGAAGACCATCCTTCTGATTTGAGACAGCGATCCCATAATCAGTATGAAGATGAATAACGCAGCCAGCATCCTCGCGGGCGGCATGGATTGCGCTATGGATTACAAACCCGGCTTTGTTCGCGATATAAGGGCTGTCATTCAGTTTATTCCCTTCAAGGTCAACTTTAATCAGGCTGGATGCTGTGATTTCTTCGAACATTAGTCCAAGTGGATTGATCAGGAAATGATGATCACCGCCCGGTACACGCGCGGAAATATGGGTGTAAATCAGGTCATCCCATCCAAAGTGCGCAACAAGCCGGTACGCAGCAGCAAGGTTAACCCTAGCTTCCCATTCTTCAGGAGAAACCTGATCTTTTACAGATGGAATTTCAGCGATTTGAGCGGTTGCCATGATAAATTCTCCTTACTAGCTGGGTACACGATATGTGAATATTGATGCTTTCTTCAATGATGACAATAGTTTTGTGATTTACTCGGGTTCTTCATTATGGGTTTGATAATATGATCTAACGGCAACGCGGCTTACCCCTGCAACGGATTGCACCGCAGCGGGTGCGTGTGTTGACGTGGCGTCGACCCATTTTGAACTGCGGAAGCGCGCCAATAGCAGAATGATTTTAATCAAATAATCGAGAATGATGATTGCAAACATCGCCTCGATGGAGGCGCCAGCCTTAAAAATTATATATCCGATGACAAGGCGACCCAAAATCATGCCTGCAAAACTTACAAACAGGGGGTAGCGGGTGTCGCCAGCGCCTCTTAACGCACCGCCAATAGCAAATTCGATCGCCATCAGGGGTTGAATAAGCGCGAGGATCAGAATGAAATATTCTGTCAGTTCACGGGTTTCAGCGTCTGTGGACAGTAATGCAGCGAGAAAACCACGCATTAAATAGATAAGGCCTGCAATGATGGTCATTAACCCAATTGCTAACCGCATGGCTGCCCAGCCGCTGGCTCTTGCTTCTGCTTCGTTTCCAGCCCCCAAACTTTGCCCGACGAGGGTAGAACTGGCCGCGCCGAACCCCAGGCCCACAACGATACATACGCTCAAGATCGTGATGCCAATGCCGTATGCTGCAAAGGGGGCTGTGCCATAAGCGCCAATAATGACCATGAAGAGCACAAAGCTCATCTGTATAATGATCTGCTCCAGCGCTGCGGGAGTGCCAATTTTTATAAGCTGTGCCAAACGCTTGTTGTCAAAGGTTGCACTTGCGACCGGGACCAGATCATATTTTTTCAGAAGCCAGCGCATCATAAAATACATGACGATAAGAAGTTGAGCCGCGCCAGTGCCAATTGGAATACCGGCAATTCCGATACCTTCATACGTAAAGACACCACGCGCTAAAATATATGACATGATGATACTAAGAACAGTGGCTGCCGCCGTAAAGCGAAGGGGCCTGATGACATCGCTAATGGCGCGCATTGCGGTTGTCATGGTGACAGTCAGTGCAAAAGCGAAGTTAAAAATTGCTACAGGTCGAATATAATCAACGGCCATCTGTGTGGTCGTGGTGTCCAGTCCAAAAATACCAACAATTTGCGGCGCAAACACATAGGTTGGAACAGACAAAAATACTGCAACCATAATGCAAAGCGCAAGGGAGGTTGTTGTGGACGCCGAAGCCTCAAATTTTTCATCAGCGCCCCATGCCCGCGCGACGACCGCGGTTGTTGCAACCGAAAGCGCCATCGCTGCCGACATCAATAAAAACTGCACTCGTGCACCTGTCACCACAGCGGCGCTCGCCTCGCGGCCCAGTGGTGCGACGATCCATAGATGCGCGAATGAGATCGAAACGAATAAAATGTTGCTGATAATATTGGGGCCAGCTAGTCGCCAAACTGTCTGATATGAAAATTGAGCCACAATGTTCAGCCTTTAATAAGTGCACACCATACCGTGTGCCCACACATGTCTGTTAGGTTTGAATCAGTTTAATCAAAATCATTAGTTATCAAACCATGCAAATCATTTGAGTGCAAGATAATCTCTGGTCGGCATTTAAATGTGGTGCTGATAGAGAGAATGTTATCGATATTTAAAATGAATAAATACAAAGGGTTATGGTCCTATTTTTTATGAGGACATTGTTTTTTTGGTGAAATTTAAAAGTAGCGCTTGCCAAGTCCTAAAAGCTCATTAATGATATTGATTAGATTTCGTTTGAGAGGACGAATACAATAAAAATTGAATCGATAAAGCGACGCTAATCATCCGGAGGGGATATTAATGAGTGAGCTTGAAACATTTCGCCTTGAAGTAAGAGAATGGCTTGAGG encodes:
- a CDS encoding DJ-1/PfpI family protein encodes the protein MNIVFALFDMVTQLDFTGPAQILSRLPNATVHVAAKKVRPIQTDSGFSINPSTSFNECPQADILCVPGGFGVPDAIEEGTIVEFFKRQAGGAKYITSVCTGAFILGAAGLLEGKRATTHWAYTDLLKDVGARYTEGRVVVDGNTYTGGGVTAGIDFALMLASEVAGKQVSASLELGFEYNPMPPNGSGHPSIAPDEIAGPMKDRYVENVGMMAKAIA
- a CDS encoding acyl-CoA thioesterase II, giving the protein MTSVASILEGLKVEQIDRLLFRGEPNQWPNRHVFGGHVVAQAMEAACLTVDPEYKPHSLHSYFLRPGKADRPIIYDVDPIRDGRSFVTRRVVAIQDGEAIFTVAVSFHVGEDGVAHQIDMPDVPQPEDLDDDEAYYARILRAVGSDPKKRAYMPTEMRSIDRMDLENPHPKDPVTGYWVRWKDTIEGDTTLHQRLLAYASDFAFLSSNLRPHAMIPRDPRLKTVASLDHSVWFHRNSFRVDEWIYYKTEGYWTGKGRGLARGALYTRDGRLIASTAQECLLRLKPEE
- a CDS encoding class II aldolase/adducin family protein; protein product: MATAQIAEIPSVKDQVSPEEWEARVNLAAAYRLVAHFGWDDLIYTHISARVPGGDHHFLINPLGLMFEEITASSLIKVDLEGNKLNDSPYIANKAGFVIHSAIHAAREDAGCVIHLHTDYGIAVSNQKDGLLPLAQSSIPGWLSLAYHDFEGLAVRDDEKERLVADMGEKNALMLRNHGTLTAGKSIAQAFELMYFLEKACKIQILTQTAGAEIQHPSEESIQNTINDLQAVAGANGADLLVWPALLRKLDRMDSSFRD
- a CDS encoding MATE family efflux transporter; translation: MAQFSYQTVWRLAGPNIISNILFVSISFAHLWIVAPLGREASAAVVTGARVQFLLMSAAMALSVATTAVVARAWGADEKFEASASTTTSLALCIMVAVFLSVPTYVFAPQIVGIFGLDTTTTQMAVDYIRPVAIFNFAFALTVTMTTAMRAISDVIRPLRFTAAATVLSIIMSYILARGVFTYEGIGIAGIPIGTGAAQLLIVMYFMMRWLLKKYDLVPVASATFDNKRLAQLIKIGTPAALEQIIIQMSFVLFMVIIGAYGTAPFAAYGIGITILSVCIVVGLGFGAASSTLVGQSLGAGNEAEARASGWAAMRLAIGLMTIIAGLIYLMRGFLAALLSTDAETRELTEYFILILALIQPLMAIEFAIGGALRGAGDTRYPLFVSFAGMILGRLVIGYIIFKAGASIEAMFAIIILDYLIKIILLLARFRSSKWVDATSTHAPAAVQSVAGVSRVAVRSYYQTHNEEPE